acacacacacacacacacacaaatgcATCTTTTGTACATATGGATATGGGTTAAAGTCTTGGACCACCAGAATGATTCAAGCAATTAAGATGAACATAAAAAATATGTCCCCATCACAATCATATGATGGATCCATTTAAGCTAATTGAGAGGAACAAATACATGAAAATAGACTAAACCGAGAATCAAGGGAGAGGGTATTGAAATATAGAAATGAAAATCTGAATAGGACTGCGAGAAAAGTTTGCAGTTCTCCGTCAATTAGCAAGGAAAAGGAACAATCTGAAAATAagatatgaaaaattaatgcttGCAATGGAACCCAAAATAGTTCTTCAAAGAAACGTGGCCAATTTTTATAAGATTTGACAACAAATTTCCTTTCAAAGTTGTCACTTTCACTGTTGAAATAATGCTTAACGGCCATGAAAAATAAAGAGTACCAAACCACAAAGCATGAGCTCCAAGTCCAAGTACACATCAGCATAACATCATATCTTTGGTATTTTCCTGACCTCGAGTACCTTACGAGGCGCAAGTGGCAAACTACTTCTAGGCTTTTAGATGGACGCAAAGGTCCAGCTCTGCGTCATGTGCTCCTCACCCTAAACCATATAAAAAGTTTCCACTCGATGCATTCTTGCTTCTACGTATATCTAGCGTAACCGTCCAAAACAAGTAATTGACTTGGAATATTTCGGACCGGAAATGATGATAATACCATAGAATTAACTAGGATTCAAAGTCAGCCAAAAGATAAGACTCCCTATACCCAACCAAATCTAGTCAGAATACTGTTGTTGTCTTATGCTTACATGAAGTAAACTGACATTCATGGAATGCTTTCTCAGCCCGTGGTTTAAAATTTACAAACCCTATGTCGCATTCTGCGTTGCAACTTTTGCACCGCAAGATACGGTATGGCTGTAGATAACTGCCGCATCATCCATCTCGGAGGTAAACGTGCATAAAATGTAGGTGCGCCGTGTATTGCACTCACGGTGTTTCGTTGTAATTTAGGAATGAATGAGATAGATGACATGGCGGCTATCTACAATGGTACCGTACTCTACGGTGTAAAAGTTGCTTGGTGGCAGTAAGTGCACTTCGATGAACCAGAGAAACTATCATCTTATAGAGATGATTTCATGGTTCGCATTTGACAGTGATGTTTATCTGTGTTCATTGCGTATCCGTCAAGAAAGGAAAATTAAGGGCTGTTTAGGCGAAGGCGATCTATGGGCACAAAAATTTCGGTCATTCGCCTCCATCATGCACTGTATGTCATATGTTTGAAGGAATTCCTTctttaacattttttttgagaaaacaaTGTACATCCTTAACAACATACAAGGTGAGTAGGCATGAGACACCATGCTTCATATCATGCGATTGTACTTTGCACCAATTGTAGGAAAGGGTTAATTTATAGATATATGGTAATCTCATGGATGATTGCAATCCATATGATGTATGTAAAAGGAAATTATATGACCATAAGGAAACCCCATGAATAACACTTAGCACATATTttcacatgcatgcatggatgTAATTCCTATTGAGTATTGCTTGTTGCTTGAGTGGCTGTTGttgatcttctttttttcttttaatctctAACCAATCCTCCATTTCTTTATTAACTACATAAATCGCGCTGTTAGAAACTAATAGACATGCTGAGCTTACAAGACCATCAATGCATGGATGCAATAATGTTCAATGCTATGTCGCATATATCATTGACCTTGCGATGTGACATCTAATTGGATCTTGACCTCACCACAGATTGCCTTGGCTTCTGGGGCAAGTATAGGACTTCTCCTAATGAGGTCCGATAACgacaaggattttttttttcttcttagccTTCAGGTCTTTTGGATTTTGGtacagttttgaagatggaccCACTTACTGGTTTGCATATTGTGCGACTTTGCATAACTTCCACTCCCATTTTATTCCACTCTCCTTCCTCACTTTTGGTGACCCACAGGAGAAGAATCACAATAATTTTCTTCGATTTCCAGTGAATTATTATTTGTCATTCAGATTAATCaacatttcttttctttgtcaatCTCTTTATCTAACTTGGTATGCTCTTAAGCTTTCATAAGATTATATCCGCCTTATCTTATTTCAACTTGCTCCccatattttctttatttatttatgtatgaTTTTTGACAAGAGTCTCTTTAAGTTAATTGTTCATATTTATCATTATATAATTCATTTTACTACATTTAGCTTCTAATTAGATGAAGAGTTAGGTCTCTCAACTTTGAGTGGTAGAACCTAATGATTATAAAAGTTAAATCCTCAACTCaaataaatagtttttttttctttttttttagaaccatcTCTGATTCAAATAGTCAAGAAAAAAAAGCCAGATATGCccaacatacacacacacacatataaatatccaaatttttgttaagaaatgtcctAAAAGTATATAGAACATAGTCattgtttcccttttttttctgggAGCCTAATTAATTCCAAATATGGTTAACAAAAGTAGATGTTGTTGTCTCCTTCTATGATCCAGCAATCAACTTCATTGTGGAGGATGATGCCCAAAATGGGGTATACATTTCCGTTCCCTGCCAGCCACCTTTGGAGACCCACTCAACCTACAAGCCGACACAAACTAAGTATTGCTTCAATTTCCTCCACTAGATTCGAAAGTCCATGCAGCATCACAATAAATTCTTGTGCGAGACCCAAAGATCCAAGAAGATTTCAGAGTCATCATCTTGCGCCTATTGGATGACTTCAAACGATTAACGGATCGTTTGGCAACCATTAAATGCAACTCCGTCCTTCCGCGCGCTGGCGTTGGAGGTGGGTGGGCGCGgcagcggggggggggggggggttcaaCCACCGGCCGCAGTCAGCGCGACGTTTGACCCAACGAAAAGGCCACCATTTTCCGTGTTCAATACTATTTTTTTGACCGGTCGCCATGTGGCCCAGCCAGCACACGTTATAAAGGGAAGAACACGAGGAACCAGAGCCTGCTTCCATTGTTCCTCCTGAACTCTATGAACCGTAGCATTAATGGCAAAAATTTTCAACTCCGAACAGCTTTGTCTTGCACGGGGGGGTGTTAGAATACCCGTAAAGTAGCTCCGCGGTTCAACTCACACTGGGAAGTCCTTCCTTCCTGGATCCCTTCTATCTCCCATTGAATTGTGCTACGTATTAGTTTGTTGGTCTCAACTTAATAATTGGATATTAAATATATTCTTTTCCAATCCAACTGCTTTTGTCTGTGCGAGAAAGTAGAGAAGTCGAAAGGATTAAAAAGCGAGTTAAAAAGTAGTCATGAAACCATGCTATGTGGACATTAGTAGCTAAGACCAGGCAAACACGGCTCTTGCTGTTGTTACTTAGAaaaagcaaacaaaaaaaagaaaaggacaaaggATGAAACCTATAATAACgataaaaaatagtaaaataagtaAAATAAGTAAAATAATAAGCTGGTCTTCCTTCCCGTTCCTCCCTATCTCAGAACAAACCGCGTTTTTCCACGATCTCAATTCCAAACCCATCTCAATTTGATTTGAAGAGTTCTAATAGGAAGCAGGCTAATATAAAACGCCTCCTTCCTTTGTTCATCGatcctctcttcctttttgtcgAGAAAACCAAACAAATCGCCGATCTCCCTCCattccctttctcttcttcccttctcctctcttctctagaGTCCTTTTAACCTTGCTATAACTGTTTAGCTATTAGTTTCATGAAGGAGAGGCTGTAGAAATGGCTTCTCCCAATAGTAGAGTTCCCATCTTCTTGGCTCTCCTCTTGTGCTGTCTTCTCCATCCCTGTCCCTCCTCAGCTTCTCTCTTCAGCTGGAGCAGCTCCAATAATTCTCTGCTCCCCGGCATCGAATTGCCGAGCCACCTCAGCTTCAACGCGGTCACCTCATCGGATGGATCCCGCTGCAATCACAACCTCGACCCCGCCAGCCCCTCTGGCGAATACCGCCACGGCGACTCCATCGACGGCGACAATGAAGACGACGACGAGCCTCGGAAGGAGAGGGCCGCGCCGGCCTCATCGACCTTGAAGCTCCACCTCAGGCACCGATCGGCTAAGGACCCCGGTGCCGCCGAGTGGACTCAAAAAGAATCTCTCCTGAACTCCTCCCATAGAGACCTTTCAAGAATCCGCACGCTTTTCAGGAGGATTGTGGAGAAGAAGAACCAGAACACCAGCTCCCGCCTGGGGACGACCGCCGGCAAGACCGGTCACCGCTCGATCACCTCCGAATTGGAAGAAAAAATGGCAGCCTCGGCGCCGCCGGAGCTCGCGGGGCGGCTGATGGCCACCCTGGAATCCGGCGTCGCTCTCGGCTCCGGCGAGTACTTCATGGACGTGTTCGTCGGCACGCCGCCGCGGCACTACTCCTTGATCCTAGACACCGGCAGCGACCTGAACTGGATCCAATGCCTGCCGTGCCGCGACTGCTTCGAGCAGCACGGCCCCGTCTACGACCCCGCCGCCTCCTCCACCTACCGCAACGTGAGCTGCGCCGACCACCGCTGCGGCCTCGTCTCGCACCCGTGGCCCTGCCGCTCCGGCGACCAGGCCTGCCCCTACTACTACTGGTACGGCGACCGTTCTAACACCACCGgcgacctcgccctcgagaccttcACCATCAACCTCACCTCCGCCGACGGCGCCGGCGCCGAGTTCCGCCGCGTCGACGGCGTCATGTTCGGGTGCGGCCACTGGAACCGGGGCCTCTTCCACGGCGCCGCGGGCCTCCTCGGCCTCGGCCGCGggcccctctccttctcctcccagCTCCGCTCCCTCTATGGCCACACCTTCTCCTACTGCCTCGTCGACCGGAACAGCGACCTCACCGTCTCCAGCAAGCTCATCTTCGGCGAGGACCGCAACCTTCTCAGCCACCCCGATCTCAACTACACCTCCTTCGTCGACACTCCGGGTAAAGAGGACAGCCCGGCCGACACCTTCTACTACGTCCAGGTAAAGGAGATTCTCGTCGGTGGGGAGGCGCTGCATATCCCTCCACAGACGTGGGAATTCTCGCCGGAGGGGGCCGGTGGGACCATCGTCGACTCCGGCACGACGCTGAGCTACTTCGCCGACCCGGCCTACCGAGTGATCAAAGAGGCCTTCGTCGGCAAGGTGAAGAAGTATCCGGTGGTGGAGGACTTCCCGATATTGAGTCCTTGCTACAATGTGTCCGGCGTCGAGAAGGTGGAGATGCCGGGGTTCGCGATCCGGTTCGCCGACGGGGCGGTGTGGAACTTCCCGGTGGAGAATTACTTCATCCGGGTGGACCCGGATGAGGTCGTCTGCCTCGCCATCCTCGGCACGCCGCGGTCGTCGCTGTCGATACTGGGCAATTATCTGCAGCAGAACTTCCATATCATGTATGACATGAAGAAGTCCCGGCTGGGATTTGCGCCGATGAGGTGCGCTCAAGTGTAGCAATTCTCTGCTCCATTAGATTGGAGGGAAGGATTTGCGCCGATGAGCTGTGCTCGAGTGTCGCAATTCTCGGCACTATTAGATTGCAGGGAATCAATTGAACAGTCCTCATTTTGATGTGAGTGGGAAAATGATCCATCCATACTGGTTTTCTACAGGTAGATAGATGCAAAGGATAATTAGACTGCAAGAATTTTGGGTTTCTGAGGAGGTAATGGGAGTTTTGTTACCTCTCAAAGAAGAGGTAAAGAAAAAGCTAAACAGTGTgtcatatccattttttttcttccctttctcctcactttttttttttttttttttgattttggtgTGCTCTTGTAATGGTAGATTATTATAAGATGCTGAAATACTTGTTGCACAGAAACAATTTCAGTTTGGTT
This is a stretch of genomic DNA from Phoenix dactylifera cultivar Barhee BC4 chromosome 9, palm_55x_up_171113_PBpolish2nd_filt_p, whole genome shotgun sequence. It encodes these proteins:
- the LOC103698460 gene encoding aspartyl protease family protein 2-like codes for the protein MASPNSRVPIFLALLLCCLLHPCPSSASLFSWSSSNNSLLPGIELPSHLSFNAVTSSDGSRCNHNLDPASPSGEYRHGDSIDGDNEDDDEPRKERAAPASSTLKLHLRHRSAKDPGAAEWTQKESLLNSSHRDLSRIRTLFRRIVEKKNQNTSSRLGTTAGKTGHRSITSELEEKMAASAPPELAGRLMATLESGVALGSGEYFMDVFVGTPPRHYSLILDTGSDLNWIQCLPCRDCFEQHGPVYDPAASSTYRNVSCADHRCGLVSHPWPCRSGDQACPYYYWYGDRSNTTGDLALETFTINLTSADGAGAEFRRVDGVMFGCGHWNRGLFHGAAGLLGLGRGPLSFSSQLRSLYGHTFSYCLVDRNSDLTVSSKLIFGEDRNLLSHPDLNYTSFVDTPGKEDSPADTFYYVQVKEILVGGEALHIPPQTWEFSPEGAGGTIVDSGTTLSYFADPAYRVIKEAFVGKVKKYPVVEDFPILSPCYNVSGVEKVEMPGFAIRFADGAVWNFPVENYFIRVDPDEVVCLAILGTPRSSLSILGNYLQQNFHIMYDMKKSRLGFAPMRCAQV